The Hippoglossus stenolepis isolate QCI-W04-F060 chromosome 11, HSTE1.2, whole genome shotgun sequence genome includes a window with the following:
- the si:ch211-267e7.3 gene encoding ADAMTS-like protein 2 isoform X3, translating into MFGNGGLALPVCSFLLLQLPLLPLANNWPVKDRSEGRVEQHHIHLQSHSHGGLNSKQSSNKEEVFQWWGEWSSWSSCSRSCGGGVRSQERHCLIQRLSTTQNNSSYCVGSPKQYQLCPNQPCPSPSVSFKQHQCSQFNSKAFGRRYYHWVPLYPADYISISNKPCDLQCTTISGERQLLVPAHDGTFCRDTKYHGVCIEGICQPVGCDGALYSSKAVDRCGVCGGNGASCQRISGSYRTALTQLGYVFITNIPAGATDIQIIERHKTENILALSDEDGHFFFNGNTVFDNPQNFRVAGTVFKYRRPSNVFSDGLEYIIAQGPTLQGLNVMYYNLNGKLPHITYEYTIPLESYDITAAEGVTTSPGHSHLNFTYNELGADDQSDIQLSEEEEEEEEVVWEIRTPSPPPPAAMLVYRPADVTSHVFSHNDVEEQGPPAPSGYRSSSNSIDEPSTVEENTLVLSFPGSVHSAALPEEAPYLLLEELQHNQTHSNTHTLTQSNTYSVTHTLPEPHSPAETQADTLSPTDPETHTDTQLEIHSETELVPHSDTHTAILVQLQQVSAVQAANTESNDFDVGLEPDISLADMYRWKVSAYAPCSSTCTTGITTSYALCVRYDGTEVDDSYCDSLTRPEPTHEFCTGKECPPRWETSGWSECSRTCGEGVQYRTVRCWKMLSPGLDSSVYDSLCLAHDLHKPANRKVCLGQSCGPQWEVSEWSQCSARCGSRGVRTREVRCSMEMRLCNKSSQPIESQECEGPPCDRRWTVSDWGPCSGVCGEGRMVRAVTCRSSGGVVMSEEQCDQSLRPLAIYPCGDRNCAPHWVEQEWQQCNATCGRGVRQRQVVCAGLEGGVFKEFPDSSCDQNHKPDTSSSCFQRPCSKWFTTSWSQCSKTCGSGVQVREVKCYQGEELVTRGHSCDSALKPEARQSCEIQSCPTDAPAAAPVASVAVDDSCQDKPTANCALVLKVKLCSHWYYRKACCQSCKAPRP; encoded by the exons ATGTTCGGTAACGGAGGGTTAGCTCTCCCGGTCTGctcctttctgctgctgcagctcccgCTTCTCCCGCTGGCGAACAACTGGCCCGTTAAG gACAGAAGTGAAGGGAGGGTGGAGCAGCATCACATCCATCTACAATCACACAGCCATGGAGGTTTGAACAGCAAACAGTCAAGCAACAAG GAGGAGGTGTTTCAATGGTGGGGGGAGTGGTCCAGTTGGTCTTCTTGTTCCAggagctgtggaggaggagtgaggagtcaGGAGAGACACTGTCTCATACAGAG GCTGTCAACCACACAGAACAACAGCTCATACTGTGTTGGCTCTCCTAAACAGTACCAGCTCTGTCCAAACCAG CCCTGTCCCAGCCCCAGTGTTAGCTTCAAACAGCACCAGTGTTCCCAATTTAACTCCAAAGCCTTTGGAAGAAGATACTACCACTGGGTACCTCTTTACCCAG CTGATTACATCAGCATCTCCAATAAGCCATGTGACCTGCAGTGTACAACCATCAGTGGTGAGCGACAGCTCCTAGTTCCTGCCCACGATGGTACATTCTGCCGGGATACTAAATACCATGGCGTCTGTATAGAGGGAATATGTCAG cctgtaGGATGTGATGGGGCGCTGTACAGCAGTAAGGCAGTGGATAGATGTGGAGTGTGTGGAGGCAACGGGGCGTCATGCCAGCGCATCTCTGGATCATACAGGACGGCACTCACACAGttag GCTATGTGTTCATCACCAACATCCCCGCTGGAGCCACTGACATTCAGATCATAGAGAGACACAAGACTGAGAACATCCTGG CCCTGTCGGACGAAGACGGACATTTCTTCTTCAATGGAAACACAGTGTTTGACAACCCACAAAACTTCCGTGTGGCAGGAACCGTGTTCAAATACAGACGTCCAAGCAATGTGTTCTCTGATGGGCTGGAGTACATCATTGCACAGGGACCAACACTGCAGGGCCTCAATGTTATG TACTACAATTTGAATGGGAAGCTCCCCCACATCACCTACGAGTACACCATCCCCCTCGAGTCTtatgacatcactgctgcagaggGCGTCACTACAAGCCCTGGCCACTCCCACCTTAACTTCACCTATAATGAG CTGGGAGCTGATGACCAATCAGATATCCAGCTGtcggaagaagaagaggaggaggaggaagtcgTGTGGGAAATCAGGACGCCCAGCCCTCCACCGCCAGCGGCCATGTTGGTCTACAGACCAGCCGATGTCACCAGTCATGTGTTCAGCCACAATGATGTGGAAGAGCAGGGCCCTCCTGCGCCATCGGGTTACC GGAGTTCCTCCAATTCAATCGATGAGCCGtccactgtggaggaaaacacacTGGTGCTCTCTTTTCCAG GTAGTGTTCATTCAGCAGCTCTGCCTGAAGAAGCCCCGtatctgctgctggaggagctaCAACACAACCAGacccactcaaacacacacaccctcacacagtcaaacacatactctgtcacacacactctccctgaGCCTCATTcaccagcagaaacacaagcGGATACATTGTCTCCCACAgacccagaaacacacacagacacacagctggaaatACACTCAGAAACAGAACTCGTCCCACactcggacacacacactgccatcttggtgcagctgcagcaggtgtcTGCAGTCCAGGCAGCCAACACAGAGAG CAATGACTTTGATGTGGGTCTAGAACCAGATATTAGTCTGGCAGACATGTATCGCTGGAAGGTTTCTGCTTATGCTCCGTGCAGCTCAACCTGTACAACAG GTATCACCACTAGTTATGCCCTGTGTGTCCGTTATGATGGAACTGAAGTGGACGACAGTTACTGTGACTCTCTGACGAGGCCAGAGCCCACCCATGAGTTCTGCACCGGGAAGGAATGTCCTCCAAG GTGGGAGACCAGTGGTTGGAGCGAGTGCTCTCGAACCTGTGGCGAGGGAGTTCAGTACCGCACTGTGCGCTGCTGGAAGATGCTGTCGCCAGGTCTTGACTCCTCCGTCTATGATTCACTGTGTCTGGCACATGACCTGCACAAACCTGCTAACAGAAAGGTCTGCCTCGGCCAGAGCTGTGGGCCGCAGTGGGAGGTGTCTGAGTGGTCACAG TGCTCGGCACGTTGTGGCTCGCGTGGTGTTCGGACCCGGGAGGTTCGATGCTCCATGGAGATGAGACTATGTAACAAGTCCTCTCAGCCAATAGAAAGTCAGGAGTGTGAGGGCCCGCCCTGTGACAGAAGATGGACAGTTTCCGACTGGGGACCT tgctcaggtgtgtgtggagagggaaGGATGGTGCGTGCCGTGACGTGTCGTTCGTCAGGTGGGGTAGTGATGTCAGAGGAGCAGTGTGACCAATCACTACGTCCACTGGCCATCTATCCCTGTGGGGACAGAAACTGCGCCCCACACTGGGTGGAACAAGAATGGCAGCAG TGTAACGCCACCTGTGGCCGGGGTGTGCGGCAGCGTCAGGTGGTGTGTGCTGGGCTGGAAGGTGGTGTGTTCAAAGAGTTTCCGGACAGTAGCTGTGACCAAAATCACAAACCAGATaccagctcctcctgcttccAGAGACCCTGCTCCAAATGGTTCACCACATCCTGGTCCCAG TGCAGTAAGACCTGTGGGAGTGGTGTCCAGGTTCGAGAAGTCAAGTGTTACCAGGGGGAGGAGCTGGTAACCAGGGGCCACAGCTGCGACTCAGCCCTCAAGCCAGAAGCCAGACAGAGCTGTGAGATCCAGAGCTGTCCGACAGACGCACCag CAGCGGCTCCAGTAGCATCAGTAGCGGTAGACGACTCCTGCCAAGATAAGCCAACAGCCAACTGTGCCCTCGTCCTCAAAGTGAAACTGTGCTCCCATTGGTACTACAGAAAGGCCTGCTGCCAGTCCTGTAAGGCACCGAGACCCTGA
- the si:ch211-267e7.3 gene encoding ADAMTS-like protein 2 isoform X2, whose product MFGNGGLALPVCSFLLLQLPLLPLANNWPVKDRSEGRVEQHHIHLQSHSHGGLNSKQSSNKEEVFQWWGEWSSWSSCSRSCGGGVRSQERHCLIQRLSTTQNNSSYCVGSPKQYQLCPNQPCPSPSVSFKQHQCSQFNSKAFGRRYYHWVPLYPADYISISNKPCDLQCTTISGERQLLVPAHDGTFCRDTKYHGVCIEGICQPVGCDGALYSSKAVDRCGVCGGNGASCQRISGSYRTALTQLGYVFITNIPAGATDIQIIERHKTENILALSDEDGHFFFNGNTVFDNPQNFRVAGTVFKYRRPSNVFSDGLEYIIAQGPTLQGLNVMYYNLNGKLPHITYEYTIPLESYDITAAEGVTTSPGHSHLNFTYNEVSEDVGGHHIELTNHSRAFVTSRHPYDAQLGADDQSDIQLSEEEEEEEEVVWEIRTPSPPPPAAMLVYRPADVTSHVFSHNDVEEQGPPAPSGYRSSSNSIDEPSTVEENTLVLSFPGSVHSAALPEEAPYLLLEELQHNQTHSNTHTLTQSNTYSVTHTLPEPHSPAETQADTLSPTDPETHTDTQLEIHSETELVPHSDTHTAILVQLQQVSAVQAANTESNDFDVGLEPDISLADMYRWKVSAYAPCSSTCTTGITTSYALCVRYDGTEVDDSYCDSLTRPEPTHEFCTGKECPPRWETSGWSECSRTCGEGVQYRTVRCWKMLSPGLDSSVYDSLCLAHDLHKPANRKVCLGQSCGPQWEVSEWSQCSARCGSRGVRTREVRCSMEMRLCNKSSQPIESQECEGPPCDRRWTVSDWGPCSGVCGEGRMVRAVTCRSSGGVVMSEEQCDQSLRPLAIYPCGDRNCAPHWVEQEWQQCNATCGRGVRQRQVVCAGLEGGVFKEFPDSSCDQNHKPDTSSSCFQRPCSKWFTTSWSQCSKTCGSGVQVREVKCYQGEELVTRGHSCDSALKPEARQSCEIQSCPTDAPAAPVASVAVDDSCQDKPTANCALVLKVKLCSHWYYRKACCQSCKAPRP is encoded by the exons ATGTTCGGTAACGGAGGGTTAGCTCTCCCGGTCTGctcctttctgctgctgcagctcccgCTTCTCCCGCTGGCGAACAACTGGCCCGTTAAG gACAGAAGTGAAGGGAGGGTGGAGCAGCATCACATCCATCTACAATCACACAGCCATGGAGGTTTGAACAGCAAACAGTCAAGCAACAAG GAGGAGGTGTTTCAATGGTGGGGGGAGTGGTCCAGTTGGTCTTCTTGTTCCAggagctgtggaggaggagtgaggagtcaGGAGAGACACTGTCTCATACAGAG GCTGTCAACCACACAGAACAACAGCTCATACTGTGTTGGCTCTCCTAAACAGTACCAGCTCTGTCCAAACCAG CCCTGTCCCAGCCCCAGTGTTAGCTTCAAACAGCACCAGTGTTCCCAATTTAACTCCAAAGCCTTTGGAAGAAGATACTACCACTGGGTACCTCTTTACCCAG CTGATTACATCAGCATCTCCAATAAGCCATGTGACCTGCAGTGTACAACCATCAGTGGTGAGCGACAGCTCCTAGTTCCTGCCCACGATGGTACATTCTGCCGGGATACTAAATACCATGGCGTCTGTATAGAGGGAATATGTCAG cctgtaGGATGTGATGGGGCGCTGTACAGCAGTAAGGCAGTGGATAGATGTGGAGTGTGTGGAGGCAACGGGGCGTCATGCCAGCGCATCTCTGGATCATACAGGACGGCACTCACACAGttag GCTATGTGTTCATCACCAACATCCCCGCTGGAGCCACTGACATTCAGATCATAGAGAGACACAAGACTGAGAACATCCTGG CCCTGTCGGACGAAGACGGACATTTCTTCTTCAATGGAAACACAGTGTTTGACAACCCACAAAACTTCCGTGTGGCAGGAACCGTGTTCAAATACAGACGTCCAAGCAATGTGTTCTCTGATGGGCTGGAGTACATCATTGCACAGGGACCAACACTGCAGGGCCTCAATGTTATG TACTACAATTTGAATGGGAAGCTCCCCCACATCACCTACGAGTACACCATCCCCCTCGAGTCTtatgacatcactgctgcagaggGCGTCACTACAAGCCCTGGCCACTCCCACCTTAACTTCACCTATAATGAGGTAAGTGAGGATGTAGGTGGGCATCATATTGAGTTGACGAACCACAGCAGGGCCTTTGTGACATCTCGCCATCCCTACGACGCCCAGCTGGGAGCTGATGACCAATCAGATATCCAGCTGtcggaagaagaagaggaggaggaggaagtcgTGTGGGAAATCAGGACGCCCAGCCCTCCACCGCCAGCGGCCATGTTGGTCTACAGACCAGCCGATGTCACCAGTCATGTGTTCAGCCACAATGATGTGGAAGAGCAGGGCCCTCCTGCGCCATCGGGTTACC GGAGTTCCTCCAATTCAATCGATGAGCCGtccactgtggaggaaaacacacTGGTGCTCTCTTTTCCAG GTAGTGTTCATTCAGCAGCTCTGCCTGAAGAAGCCCCGtatctgctgctggaggagctaCAACACAACCAGacccactcaaacacacacaccctcacacagtcaaacacatactctgtcacacacactctccctgaGCCTCATTcaccagcagaaacacaagcGGATACATTGTCTCCCACAgacccagaaacacacacagacacacagctggaaatACACTCAGAAACAGAACTCGTCCCACactcggacacacacactgccatcttggtgcagctgcagcaggtgtcTGCAGTCCAGGCAGCCAACACAGAGAG CAATGACTTTGATGTGGGTCTAGAACCAGATATTAGTCTGGCAGACATGTATCGCTGGAAGGTTTCTGCTTATGCTCCGTGCAGCTCAACCTGTACAACAG GTATCACCACTAGTTATGCCCTGTGTGTCCGTTATGATGGAACTGAAGTGGACGACAGTTACTGTGACTCTCTGACGAGGCCAGAGCCCACCCATGAGTTCTGCACCGGGAAGGAATGTCCTCCAAG GTGGGAGACCAGTGGTTGGAGCGAGTGCTCTCGAACCTGTGGCGAGGGAGTTCAGTACCGCACTGTGCGCTGCTGGAAGATGCTGTCGCCAGGTCTTGACTCCTCCGTCTATGATTCACTGTGTCTGGCACATGACCTGCACAAACCTGCTAACAGAAAGGTCTGCCTCGGCCAGAGCTGTGGGCCGCAGTGGGAGGTGTCTGAGTGGTCACAG TGCTCGGCACGTTGTGGCTCGCGTGGTGTTCGGACCCGGGAGGTTCGATGCTCCATGGAGATGAGACTATGTAACAAGTCCTCTCAGCCAATAGAAAGTCAGGAGTGTGAGGGCCCGCCCTGTGACAGAAGATGGACAGTTTCCGACTGGGGACCT tgctcaggtgtgtgtggagagggaaGGATGGTGCGTGCCGTGACGTGTCGTTCGTCAGGTGGGGTAGTGATGTCAGAGGAGCAGTGTGACCAATCACTACGTCCACTGGCCATCTATCCCTGTGGGGACAGAAACTGCGCCCCACACTGGGTGGAACAAGAATGGCAGCAG TGTAACGCCACCTGTGGCCGGGGTGTGCGGCAGCGTCAGGTGGTGTGTGCTGGGCTGGAAGGTGGTGTGTTCAAAGAGTTTCCGGACAGTAGCTGTGACCAAAATCACAAACCAGATaccagctcctcctgcttccAGAGACCCTGCTCCAAATGGTTCACCACATCCTGGTCCCAG TGCAGTAAGACCTGTGGGAGTGGTGTCCAGGTTCGAGAAGTCAAGTGTTACCAGGGGGAGGAGCTGGTAACCAGGGGCCACAGCTGCGACTCAGCCCTCAAGCCAGAAGCCAGACAGAGCTGTGAGATCCAGAGCTGTCCGACAGACGCACCag CGGCTCCAGTAGCATCAGTAGCGGTAGACGACTCCTGCCAAGATAAGCCAACAGCCAACTGTGCCCTCGTCCTCAAAGTGAAACTGTGCTCCCATTGGTACTACAGAAAGGCCTGCTGCCAGTCCTGTAAGGCACCGAGACCCTGA
- the si:ch211-267e7.3 gene encoding ADAMTS-like protein 2 isoform X1: protein MFGNGGLALPVCSFLLLQLPLLPLANNWPVKDRSEGRVEQHHIHLQSHSHGGLNSKQSSNKEEVFQWWGEWSSWSSCSRSCGGGVRSQERHCLIQRLSTTQNNSSYCVGSPKQYQLCPNQPCPSPSVSFKQHQCSQFNSKAFGRRYYHWVPLYPADYISISNKPCDLQCTTISGERQLLVPAHDGTFCRDTKYHGVCIEGICQPVGCDGALYSSKAVDRCGVCGGNGASCQRISGSYRTALTQLGYVFITNIPAGATDIQIIERHKTENILALSDEDGHFFFNGNTVFDNPQNFRVAGTVFKYRRPSNVFSDGLEYIIAQGPTLQGLNVMYYNLNGKLPHITYEYTIPLESYDITAAEGVTTSPGHSHLNFTYNEVSEDVGGHHIELTNHSRAFVTSRHPYDAQLGADDQSDIQLSEEEEEEEEVVWEIRTPSPPPPAAMLVYRPADVTSHVFSHNDVEEQGPPAPSGYRSSSNSIDEPSTVEENTLVLSFPGSVHSAALPEEAPYLLLEELQHNQTHSNTHTLTQSNTYSVTHTLPEPHSPAETQADTLSPTDPETHTDTQLEIHSETELVPHSDTHTAILVQLQQVSAVQAANTESNDFDVGLEPDISLADMYRWKVSAYAPCSSTCTTGITTSYALCVRYDGTEVDDSYCDSLTRPEPTHEFCTGKECPPRWETSGWSECSRTCGEGVQYRTVRCWKMLSPGLDSSVYDSLCLAHDLHKPANRKVCLGQSCGPQWEVSEWSQCSARCGSRGVRTREVRCSMEMRLCNKSSQPIESQECEGPPCDRRWTVSDWGPCSGVCGEGRMVRAVTCRSSGGVVMSEEQCDQSLRPLAIYPCGDRNCAPHWVEQEWQQCNATCGRGVRQRQVVCAGLEGGVFKEFPDSSCDQNHKPDTSSSCFQRPCSKWFTTSWSQCSKTCGSGVQVREVKCYQGEELVTRGHSCDSALKPEARQSCEIQSCPTDAPAAAPVASVAVDDSCQDKPTANCALVLKVKLCSHWYYRKACCQSCKAPRP, encoded by the exons ATGTTCGGTAACGGAGGGTTAGCTCTCCCGGTCTGctcctttctgctgctgcagctcccgCTTCTCCCGCTGGCGAACAACTGGCCCGTTAAG gACAGAAGTGAAGGGAGGGTGGAGCAGCATCACATCCATCTACAATCACACAGCCATGGAGGTTTGAACAGCAAACAGTCAAGCAACAAG GAGGAGGTGTTTCAATGGTGGGGGGAGTGGTCCAGTTGGTCTTCTTGTTCCAggagctgtggaggaggagtgaggagtcaGGAGAGACACTGTCTCATACAGAG GCTGTCAACCACACAGAACAACAGCTCATACTGTGTTGGCTCTCCTAAACAGTACCAGCTCTGTCCAAACCAG CCCTGTCCCAGCCCCAGTGTTAGCTTCAAACAGCACCAGTGTTCCCAATTTAACTCCAAAGCCTTTGGAAGAAGATACTACCACTGGGTACCTCTTTACCCAG CTGATTACATCAGCATCTCCAATAAGCCATGTGACCTGCAGTGTACAACCATCAGTGGTGAGCGACAGCTCCTAGTTCCTGCCCACGATGGTACATTCTGCCGGGATACTAAATACCATGGCGTCTGTATAGAGGGAATATGTCAG cctgtaGGATGTGATGGGGCGCTGTACAGCAGTAAGGCAGTGGATAGATGTGGAGTGTGTGGAGGCAACGGGGCGTCATGCCAGCGCATCTCTGGATCATACAGGACGGCACTCACACAGttag GCTATGTGTTCATCACCAACATCCCCGCTGGAGCCACTGACATTCAGATCATAGAGAGACACAAGACTGAGAACATCCTGG CCCTGTCGGACGAAGACGGACATTTCTTCTTCAATGGAAACACAGTGTTTGACAACCCACAAAACTTCCGTGTGGCAGGAACCGTGTTCAAATACAGACGTCCAAGCAATGTGTTCTCTGATGGGCTGGAGTACATCATTGCACAGGGACCAACACTGCAGGGCCTCAATGTTATG TACTACAATTTGAATGGGAAGCTCCCCCACATCACCTACGAGTACACCATCCCCCTCGAGTCTtatgacatcactgctgcagaggGCGTCACTACAAGCCCTGGCCACTCCCACCTTAACTTCACCTATAATGAGGTAAGTGAGGATGTAGGTGGGCATCATATTGAGTTGACGAACCACAGCAGGGCCTTTGTGACATCTCGCCATCCCTACGACGCCCAGCTGGGAGCTGATGACCAATCAGATATCCAGCTGtcggaagaagaagaggaggaggaggaagtcgTGTGGGAAATCAGGACGCCCAGCCCTCCACCGCCAGCGGCCATGTTGGTCTACAGACCAGCCGATGTCACCAGTCATGTGTTCAGCCACAATGATGTGGAAGAGCAGGGCCCTCCTGCGCCATCGGGTTACC GGAGTTCCTCCAATTCAATCGATGAGCCGtccactgtggaggaaaacacacTGGTGCTCTCTTTTCCAG GTAGTGTTCATTCAGCAGCTCTGCCTGAAGAAGCCCCGtatctgctgctggaggagctaCAACACAACCAGacccactcaaacacacacaccctcacacagtcaaacacatactctgtcacacacactctccctgaGCCTCATTcaccagcagaaacacaagcGGATACATTGTCTCCCACAgacccagaaacacacacagacacacagctggaaatACACTCAGAAACAGAACTCGTCCCACactcggacacacacactgccatcttggtgcagctgcagcaggtgtcTGCAGTCCAGGCAGCCAACACAGAGAG CAATGACTTTGATGTGGGTCTAGAACCAGATATTAGTCTGGCAGACATGTATCGCTGGAAGGTTTCTGCTTATGCTCCGTGCAGCTCAACCTGTACAACAG GTATCACCACTAGTTATGCCCTGTGTGTCCGTTATGATGGAACTGAAGTGGACGACAGTTACTGTGACTCTCTGACGAGGCCAGAGCCCACCCATGAGTTCTGCACCGGGAAGGAATGTCCTCCAAG GTGGGAGACCAGTGGTTGGAGCGAGTGCTCTCGAACCTGTGGCGAGGGAGTTCAGTACCGCACTGTGCGCTGCTGGAAGATGCTGTCGCCAGGTCTTGACTCCTCCGTCTATGATTCACTGTGTCTGGCACATGACCTGCACAAACCTGCTAACAGAAAGGTCTGCCTCGGCCAGAGCTGTGGGCCGCAGTGGGAGGTGTCTGAGTGGTCACAG TGCTCGGCACGTTGTGGCTCGCGTGGTGTTCGGACCCGGGAGGTTCGATGCTCCATGGAGATGAGACTATGTAACAAGTCCTCTCAGCCAATAGAAAGTCAGGAGTGTGAGGGCCCGCCCTGTGACAGAAGATGGACAGTTTCCGACTGGGGACCT tgctcaggtgtgtgtggagagggaaGGATGGTGCGTGCCGTGACGTGTCGTTCGTCAGGTGGGGTAGTGATGTCAGAGGAGCAGTGTGACCAATCACTACGTCCACTGGCCATCTATCCCTGTGGGGACAGAAACTGCGCCCCACACTGGGTGGAACAAGAATGGCAGCAG TGTAACGCCACCTGTGGCCGGGGTGTGCGGCAGCGTCAGGTGGTGTGTGCTGGGCTGGAAGGTGGTGTGTTCAAAGAGTTTCCGGACAGTAGCTGTGACCAAAATCACAAACCAGATaccagctcctcctgcttccAGAGACCCTGCTCCAAATGGTTCACCACATCCTGGTCCCAG TGCAGTAAGACCTGTGGGAGTGGTGTCCAGGTTCGAGAAGTCAAGTGTTACCAGGGGGAGGAGCTGGTAACCAGGGGCCACAGCTGCGACTCAGCCCTCAAGCCAGAAGCCAGACAGAGCTGTGAGATCCAGAGCTGTCCGACAGACGCACCag CAGCGGCTCCAGTAGCATCAGTAGCGGTAGACGACTCCTGCCAAGATAAGCCAACAGCCAACTGTGCCCTCGTCCTCAAAGTGAAACTGTGCTCCCATTGGTACTACAGAAAGGCCTGCTGCCAGTCCTGTAAGGCACCGAGACCCTGA